Proteins encoded by one window of Sulfurospirillum tamanense:
- a CDS encoding STT3 domain-containing protein has product MSRLNTLPLWVLIALAFAFSFAVRLIWVYQFDGIESVYHNGVFMINTNDGYYFAEGARDLLRGEAGIFSPTRTALAQLTALFAFVLPFSFETIIFYMPAVLGSLVVVPILLLGNHLNERGAAFIGALVASIGVSYYNRTMSGYYDTDMLNIVFPMLLVWSLALALQTKEAKYLLITGLEMVAYRWWYPQSYSLEFAFFGLVLLYVLVYERKNTYNYQLLAMMLVAMMGLPDVVRLVGVFVLFGLQRVETLKRHSVTLLGVALVLFFATGGLGPVWKQLQGYVFRASTASYEDEIILHFFSVMQTVREAGHIPFETFAVRISGHVATFVVSLLGYLLLVRKHPVMLLGLPLLGLGFLAYVGGLRFTIYAVPIAALGLGYGIVWCKEWFATRFAKERNVVLMGGALVVVATLGALYPNITHVINYRVPTVMNANEVAQLETLGESVGEEAYVVSWWDYGYPLRYYGKMRTLIDGGKHSGAVNFPVSFMLHADQTSAAAMARLEVEYTQMRYDIGQDNRTKPKDDRVLLPRSNLAWMMSEYGYEDANAFLDDLPHVALPPKNHEVYMYLPYRMMPIMQTVAQFSALDVMSGTSKRPPLFFMTSRFQDTKEALHLGGGVKLDKVRGIMHLGDQQVPLKRFIQTRYEAGALAYEAQNLHPDGALTLIFMEPYQTFLLVDEPMFASTFVQLFVLENPDQRFFTPVSLTPWAKIYKLNR; this is encoded by the coding sequence ATGAGCCGTTTAAACACGCTTCCGCTGTGGGTGCTCATTGCCCTTGCGTTTGCCTTTAGTTTCGCCGTGCGCCTCATTTGGGTGTACCAATTTGATGGCATAGAAAGCGTGTACCACAATGGTGTGTTTATGATTAATACTAATGATGGGTACTATTTTGCCGAGGGCGCGCGGGATTTGTTGCGCGGCGAGGCGGGTATTTTTTCGCCTACTCGCACCGCGCTCGCCCAACTTACGGCTCTTTTTGCTTTTGTGCTACCTTTTTCCTTTGAAACTATTATTTTCTATATGCCCGCCGTGCTTGGTTCTTTGGTGGTGGTGCCCATCTTGCTGTTGGGAAACCATCTAAATGAACGAGGCGCTGCGTTTATTGGGGCATTGGTGGCAAGTATTGGGGTGAGTTATTATAACCGGACGATGTCGGGTTATTACGACACAGACATGCTTAACATCGTATTTCCTATGCTCTTGGTGTGGTCGCTAGCCCTTGCCCTGCAAACTAAGGAAGCCAAATATCTGCTCATCACAGGCCTTGAAATGGTGGCCTACCGGTGGTGGTACCCGCAAAGCTACTCTCTTGAATTTGCTTTTTTTGGATTGGTTTTGCTGTATGTGCTTGTATATGAGCGTAAAAACACTTACAACTACCAACTCCTTGCGATGATGCTTGTTGCCATGATGGGTTTGCCTGATGTGGTTCGCTTGGTTGGCGTATTTGTGCTTTTTGGACTCCAACGTGTTGAAACCTTAAAACGGCACTCTGTGACCCTACTTGGCGTGGCACTTGTGCTGTTTTTTGCCACGGGCGGGCTTGGTCCTGTTTGGAAGCAACTGCAAGGGTATGTGTTTCGCGCTAGCACTGCAAGTTATGAAGATGAAATCATTTTGCATTTTTTTAGTGTCATGCAAACGGTGCGCGAGGCAGGGCATATTCCCTTTGAAACCTTTGCAGTGCGCATTAGCGGGCATGTAGCGACCTTTGTCGTGTCGCTTCTTGGGTACCTGCTTTTGGTGCGCAAACATCCCGTGATGCTCCTTGGTCTTCCCCTGCTTGGTCTTGGATTTTTGGCCTATGTGGGCGGGCTTCGCTTTACAATTTACGCCGTTCCTATCGCTGCTTTGGGCCTTGGGTATGGGATTGTGTGGTGCAAAGAGTGGTTTGCGACGCGCTTTGCCAAAGAGCGTAACGTGGTGTTGATGGGCGGGGCGTTGGTAGTCGTGGCAACACTTGGGGCGCTATACCCTAACATTACACATGTTATTAATTACCGTGTACCTACAGTCATGAACGCGAACGAAGTGGCGCAACTTGAAACCCTTGGGGAGAGTGTGGGCGAGGAAGCTTACGTGGTTTCATGGTGGGATTATGGATACCCACTCCGTTACTATGGCAAAATGCGCACTTTAATTGATGGGGGGAAGCACTCTGGGGCGGTGAATTTTCCTGTGAGTTTTATGTTGCACGCTGACCAAACAAGTGCCGCAGCTATGGCGCGCCTGGAGGTCGAATATACCCAAATGCGTTACGACATCGGCCAAGACAACCGCACCAAGCCCAAAGACGACCGTGTGCTTTTGCCCCGTTCAAACCTCGCGTGGATGATGAGCGAGTACGGCTACGAAGACGCTAATGCGTTTTTGGACGATTTGCCCCATGTGGCACTGCCGCCTAAAAACCATGAGGTTTACATGTACTTGCCCTATCGTATGATGCCCATTATGCAAACTGTTGCCCAATTTAGCGCCCTAGATGTGATGAGCGGTACTTCCAAGCGCCCGCCTTTGTTTTTTATGACATCGCGTTTTCAAGATACCAAAGAGGCGCTGCACCTTGGTGGAGGCGTTAAGCTTGATAAAGTGCGCGGCATCATGCACCTTGGAGATCAGCAAGTGCCTTTAAAGCGTTTCATACAAACCCGTTACGAAGCGGGCGCGTTGGCTTATGAGGCTCAAAATCTACACCCAGATGGTGCGCTCACGCTCATTTTCATGGAGCCGTACCAGACGTTTTTACTGGTGGATGAGCCCATGTTCGCTTCTACTTTTGTGCAACTTTTTGTGTTAGAAAACCCAGACCAAAGATTTTTTACACCTGTTTCGCTCACGCCGTGGGCAAAGATTTATAAACTTAACCGTTGA
- a CDS encoding UDP-glucose dehydrogenase family protein, translating into MKISVIGTGYVGLVTGTCFAQMGNAVTCVDVDEAKIAKLQEGIIPIYEPGLEEMVKQNAQKGSLVFSTRLPESLQGAQAVFIAVGTPMGEDGSADLRYVLAVAQGIGEHMEHPLVVVTKSTVPVGTADKVRQSIAKALEKRGLAVPFYVASNPEFLKEGAAIKDFMKPDRVVVGTDAPEALEVLKELYTPFMLHHDRFIAMDIKSAEMTKYAANAMLATKISFMNEIANICERVGADVNQVRNGIGSDSRIGYSFIYPGCGYGGSCFPKDVQALVKTAKDYGYTPRILESVEAVNADQKTLLVQKIVARFGEDLHGFTFALWGLAFKPETDDMREAASLTLIHLLGERGAKVVAYDPKAMEEAQKHYLKEALHVHYVKSKYDALDGVDALVLVTEWQEFRSPDFVEMKQRLKNPIFFDGRNQFTKSKMQKYGFEYHQIGAL; encoded by the coding sequence ATGAAAATTAGTGTCATCGGAACAGGGTATGTGGGATTGGTAACAGGAACGTGTTTTGCTCAAATGGGCAACGCTGTGACGTGCGTGGATGTGGACGAGGCTAAAATCGCCAAGCTTCAAGAAGGCATTATCCCTATCTATGAACCAGGTCTTGAAGAGATGGTAAAACAAAATGCCCAAAAAGGTTCTTTGGTGTTTTCAACCCGCTTGCCTGAATCCTTGCAGGGCGCACAGGCGGTTTTCATCGCTGTGGGCACGCCCATGGGCGAAGACGGGAGCGCGGATTTGCGCTACGTGTTGGCTGTTGCTCAGGGCATTGGCGAACACATGGAGCACCCTTTGGTGGTCGTGACCAAGTCCACGGTGCCGGTGGGAACAGCCGACAAAGTGCGCCAAAGCATCGCCAAAGCCCTTGAAAAACGCGGCCTTGCTGTGCCTTTTTATGTGGCCTCTAATCCCGAATTTTTAAAAGAGGGTGCTGCTATTAAAGACTTCATGAAGCCCGACCGCGTGGTGGTGGGCACAGACGCGCCTGAAGCCCTGGAAGTGCTTAAAGAACTCTACACCCCTTTTATGTTGCACCACGACAGGTTTATTGCCATGGACATCAAAAGTGCCGAGATGACCAAATACGCCGCCAACGCCATGCTAGCCACAAAAATCAGCTTCATGAACGAAATAGCCAACATTTGTGAGCGCGTGGGAGCGGACGTGAACCAAGTGCGCAATGGCATCGGTTCAGACAGTCGCATCGGGTACAGTTTTATCTATCCAGGGTGCGGGTACGGCGGGAGCTGTTTTCCCAAAGACGTGCAAGCGCTGGTAAAAACCGCCAAAGATTACGGCTACACGCCGCGCATTTTGGAGTCCGTTGAAGCGGTAAACGCAGACCAAAAAACCCTTTTGGTGCAAAAAATCGTTGCCCGTTTTGGGGAAGATTTGCACGGTTTTACTTTTGCACTGTGGGGACTTGCCTTTAAGCCTGAAACCGACGACATGCGTGAAGCCGCTTCCCTAACGCTCATTCATTTGCTGGGCGAGCGTGGCGCAAAAGTGGTAGCGTATGACCCCAAAGCCATGGAAGAAGCCCAAAAACACTACCTTAAAGAGGCCTTACATGTACACTATGTCAAGAGCAAATACGACGCCCTTGATGGTGTGGACGCATTGGTACTCGTGACCGAATGGCAAGAGTTCCGAAGTCCTGATTTTGTGGAGATGAAACAACGCCTCAAAAACCCCATTTTCTTTGACGGACGCAACCAATTCACTAAAAGCAAAATGCAAAAATACGGGTTTGAATACCACCAAATAGGCGCGCTATGA
- the galE gene encoding UDP-glucose 4-epimerase GalE: MAILLTGGAGYIGSHVLKQLLEKTEENIVVVDNLSTGNQACIDALLEIRDFHFAKIDLDNLEMLEMLIERFEVTDVLHFAASIVVSESMQNPLKYYKNNTAKTTGLIELCVNFGVKRFVFSSTAAVYGEPATNPVDETVLLAPINPYGRSKLMSETVLRDASNAHPAFKHVILRYFNVAGVAGDGSIGQSFPDATHLIKVAAQTALGARDALAVFGTDYPTKDGTCERDYIHVEDLADAHLKALEYLKTHPSDTFNVGYGHGFSVREVIKTMQRVSGVDFKVEMAPRREGDPAILVASSTKIKTRMGWEPQCDDLEHICKTALAWEKKLHEN, encoded by the coding sequence ATGGCCATCTTACTCACCGGCGGTGCGGGTTACATCGGTTCCCATGTGCTCAAACAGCTTTTGGAAAAAACCGAGGAAAACATCGTCGTGGTGGACAATCTCTCCACTGGAAACCAAGCGTGCATCGACGCGCTCTTGGAGATTCGGGATTTTCATTTTGCCAAGATTGACCTTGACAATCTCGAAATGCTCGAAATGCTCATCGAACGTTTTGAAGTAACGGACGTGTTGCATTTTGCCGCGTCTATCGTAGTCTCCGAATCGATGCAAAATCCGCTGAAATACTATAAAAACAATACGGCTAAAACCACGGGGCTCATCGAACTGTGTGTAAACTTTGGGGTCAAACGCTTTGTCTTTTCCTCAACTGCGGCGGTGTACGGGGAGCCCGCGACAAACCCTGTTGATGAGACCGTTTTGCTTGCGCCCATTAATCCCTATGGTAGAAGCAAGCTCATGAGCGAAACAGTACTGAGGGATGCTTCGAATGCTCATCCTGCATTCAAACATGTGATTTTACGTTATTTTAATGTGGCTGGAGTAGCGGGAGACGGAAGCATTGGTCAGTCTTTTCCTGATGCAACCCATCTTATTAAAGTCGCGGCACAAACGGCCCTTGGTGCGCGCGATGCGTTGGCGGTGTTTGGAACGGACTACCCCACGAAAGACGGCACGTGCGAGCGCGATTATATCCACGTGGAAGACTTGGCAGATGCCCATTTAAAGGCCCTTGAATACCTTAAAACGCACCCAAGCGATACCTTTAACGTGGGATACGGGCACGGCTTTAGTGTGCGCGAAGTGATTAAAACTATGCAGCGCGTGAGTGGGGTGGATTTTAAGGTTGAAATGGCTCCAAGACGCGAGGGCGACCCTGCTATACTGGTAGCTAGCAGCACAAAAATCAAAACGCGCATGGGGTGGGAACCCCAATGCGACGACTTGGAACACATTTGCAAAACAGCATTAGCATGGGAGAAAAAACTGCATGAAAATTAG
- a CDS encoding DNA ligase — MRIWALLLFLSLSLWAQKPALMLLETYRDHNVSGWLMSEKLDGVRAYWDGTALYSRNGNLFAAPPWFTEDFPPFALDGELWSGRGAFEEIASITAQLTPHEGWRKLAFHVFDVPDGQGGLAQRLSVLEDYLKRIPTPFVRVIPQYVCEDTSSLEDFLATVEDQGGEGVVVRDPNVGYLTSRSPLALKVKRYEDAECEVVAHHEGKGKFEGLLGAFTCKDKNGTQFRIGSGLKNADRRTPPPLGATVTYKFYGTTNSGLPRFPVFLHVRSER, encoded by the coding sequence GTGAGGATTTGGGCGTTACTGCTTTTTCTCTCCCTTTCCCTTTGGGCGCAAAAACCCGCCCTCATGCTTCTTGAAACTTACCGTGACCATAACGTTTCGGGGTGGCTCATGAGCGAAAAACTCGATGGCGTGCGCGCCTACTGGGATGGGACGGCGCTCTATTCACGCAACGGTAACCTTTTTGCCGCACCCCCGTGGTTTACCGAAGATTTTCCACCTTTTGCCCTTGATGGTGAACTGTGGAGTGGGCGCGGGGCGTTTGAAGAGATTGCCTCTATCACGGCGCAACTTACACCCCACGAGGGGTGGAGAAAGCTTGCTTTTCATGTGTTTGACGTGCCAGACGGGCAGGGTGGATTGGCACAACGTTTGAGTGTTTTGGAAGATTACCTTAAACGCATTCCCACGCCTTTTGTTCGTGTGATTCCTCAGTATGTGTGCGAAGATACCTCCTCTTTGGAAGATTTTTTAGCCACTGTGGAAGACCAAGGAGGCGAGGGCGTGGTGGTGCGCGACCCTAATGTCGGGTATTTAACCAGTCGTTCACCCTTGGCCCTGAAGGTCAAGCGCTACGAAGACGCCGAGTGCGAAGTAGTGGCACACCATGAGGGCAAAGGGAAGTTTGAAGGCTTGCTGGGGGCCTTTACATGTAAGGACAAAAACGGCACACAGTTTCGCATTGGCTCAGGTCTTAAAAATGCCGACCGTCGCACACCACCCCCTCTTGGCGCTACAGTAACATACAAGTTCTATGGCACCACAAATTCGGGCTTGCCACGCTTTCCTGTGTTCTTACATGTAAGGAGTGAGCGCTAA
- a CDS encoding NAD-dependent epimerase has product MRILVTGTAGFIGFHLANRLLSRGDEVVGLDSINDYYDVRVKYGRLREAGIAGEAIAPNTLTQSTKHANYRFIQANLEDKETLQTLFATEKFDAVCNLAAQAGVRYSLTNPDAYMTSNIIGFLNILECCRHHGVNNLSYASSSSVYGLNESLPFSTKDNVDHPISLYAASKKSNELMAHTYSHLFGIATTGLRFFTVYGPWGRPDMALFLFVKAALEGKPIDVFNHGNMQRDFTYVDDIVEGVVRVIDNPPSPNPTWNHQDPSRSFAPYKIYNIGNNAPVKLMDFIEAIERKLGKPIQKNLLPLQAGDVPATYADVSDLVEDLNYQPATPIQEGIDRFVEWYAQFFGVKL; this is encoded by the coding sequence ATGCGCATTTTAGTCACAGGCACCGCGGGCTTCATCGGCTTTCACCTTGCAAACCGTCTTCTCTCCAGAGGCGATGAGGTGGTCGGGCTTGATTCTATCAACGACTACTACGACGTGCGGGTTAAGTACGGCAGGTTGCGCGAAGCGGGCATTGCGGGGGAGGCCATCGCACCAAACACCCTCACCCAAAGCACCAAACACGCCAACTACCGTTTCATTCAAGCAAACCTCGAAGACAAAGAAACCTTGCAAACCCTTTTTGCCACCGAAAAGTTTGATGCCGTGTGCAACCTTGCCGCCCAAGCAGGTGTGCGTTACTCACTCACCAACCCAGACGCGTACATGACCAGTAATATCATCGGGTTTTTAAACATCTTAGAGTGTTGCCGCCATCACGGCGTGAACAACCTCTCCTACGCGTCGAGCAGTTCGGTGTACGGACTCAATGAAAGCCTTCCTTTTTCCACCAAAGACAACGTCGACCACCCCATCAGTCTTTACGCGGCGAGCAAAAAATCCAACGAACTCATGGCGCACACCTACAGCCATCTTTTTGGCATCGCTACCACGGGGCTTCGGTTTTTCACGGTGTATGGACCGTGGGGACGACCCGACATGGCGTTGTTTTTGTTTGTCAAAGCGGCACTTGAGGGCAAACCCATCGACGTGTTTAACCACGGCAATATGCAACGGGATTTTACTTACGTGGATGACATCGTAGAGGGCGTAGTGCGGGTCATCGACAACCCACCTTCGCCTAATCCCACATGGAACCACCAAGACCCCTCACGCTCTTTTGCTCCCTATAAAATCTACAACATCGGCAACAATGCGCCCGTGAAATTGATGGATTTTATCGAAGCCATTGAGCGAAAACTTGGCAAGCCTATCCAAAAAAATCTCTTGCCTTTGCAAGCAGGCGACGTGCCTGCCACCTATGCAGACGTGAGCGATTTGGTGGAGGATTTGAACTACCAACCCGCCACGCCCATCCAAGAAGGCATTGACCGTTTTGTGGAGTGGTACGCGCAGTTTTTTGGAGTGAAGTTGTGA
- a CDS encoding 3'-5' exonuclease, producing the protein MICVFDCETIPDSALLRRVHGFEGSDEAVAQAAVEAQEAKTGSGFLPIAFHKVVAISAVIADDFGVFLRVNSMEGDTEEALLKAFLQFIDRHNPKLVSFNGRSFDMPMLMVRALAHNLSCPAYFEMDNKELGKNKWEHYRARFSDRFHVDLMDHISDFGAARGLKLDHLCAMAGMPGKYDVSGDQVMALYFAGELEKIKTYCESDVLNTYWLYLKYELLKGNLTCEDYALSLEAMGAKLAKDKAYTPVFQEAITKALEKVATH; encoded by the coding sequence ATGATTTGTGTATTTGACTGTGAAACTATCCCTGATAGCGCGTTGTTGCGACGTGTTCATGGCTTTGAAGGAAGTGACGAAGCCGTCGCACAAGCGGCCGTGGAAGCGCAAGAAGCCAAAACGGGCAGCGGGTTTTTGCCCATTGCTTTTCACAAAGTCGTGGCGATTTCGGCGGTGATTGCCGATGATTTTGGCGTCTTTTTGCGTGTAAATAGCATGGAAGGCGACACGGAAGAAGCGCTGCTTAAGGCGTTTTTGCAGTTTATCGACCGTCATAACCCAAAACTGGTGAGCTTTAACGGGCGTAGTTTTGACATGCCTATGTTAATGGTGCGCGCCTTGGCGCACAACCTCTCGTGTCCTGCGTATTTTGAGATGGACAACAAAGAGCTTGGGAAAAACAAATGGGAACATTACCGCGCGCGCTTTAGCGACCGTTTTCACGTGGATTTGATGGACCACATCAGCGACTTTGGGGCCGCGCGAGGGCTAAAACTAGACCATTTGTGCGCCATGGCGGGGATGCCAGGCAAGTACGACGTGAGCGGCGACCAAGTGATGGCGCTCTATTTTGCAGGGGAATTGGAAAAAATCAAAACCTACTGTGAAAGCGACGTGCTTAACACTTACTGGCTCTATTTAAAGTACGAACTGCTCAAAGGCAACCTTACATGTGAAGATTATGCCCTCTCTCTTGAAGCAATGGGCGCAAAACTTGCCAAAGACAAAGCGTACACCCCCGTGTTTCAAGAAGCCATCACCAAAGCGCTTGAAAAAGTAGCAACACATTAA